In Fibrobacter sp. UWB10, a single window of DNA contains:
- a CDS encoding carbohydrate-binding protein codes for MDTKNQGGEYREDRVDIVKNGDGFAVGYTQKGEWLEYTVNVQAGGKLPFELSYASGMDNTGVRLFMDDEPITDTLALTGTGDFDTYGTFKGTTTKELTTGEHVLKVMVTSDYVNLDWIAFGESEGSAEDIRNGTTGIVPKIAAGAAGVANAFARAAGSYKVFDLMGSELGNIRLNAGATLTDLKAGLKTAGFGSGVYVVRNPAGKTLKLQVGE; via the coding sequence ATGGACACCAAGAACCAGGGCGGCGAATACCGCGAAGACCGCGTGGACATCGTGAAGAACGGCGACGGATTTGCCGTGGGCTACACGCAGAAGGGCGAATGGCTCGAATACACCGTGAACGTGCAGGCCGGCGGGAAGCTTCCCTTTGAACTGAGCTACGCAAGCGGCATGGACAACACGGGCGTGCGCCTGTTCATGGACGACGAGCCGATTACCGACACGCTCGCGCTCACGGGCACCGGGGATTTCGACACCTACGGCACCTTCAAGGGCACGACCACCAAGGAACTCACCACGGGCGAACACGTGCTCAAGGTGATGGTGACAAGTGACTACGTGAACCTCGACTGGATTGCCTTTGGTGAAAGCGAAGGCAGCGCCGAGGACATCAGGAACGGAACCACGGGCATCGTGCCGAAAATCGCCGCCGGAGCCGCGGGCGTGGCAAACGCTTTCGCGAGGGCCGCGGGCAGCTACAAGGTATTCGACCTGATGGGCTCCGAACTCGGGAACATCCGCCTGAACGCCGGCGCGACGCTGACGGACCTCAAGGCCGGACTCAAGACCGCCGGCTTCGGGAGTGGCGTCTACGTCGTCCGCAACCCTGCTGGAAAGACTTTGAAATTGCAAGTCGGGGAATAA
- a CDS encoding type II toxin-antitoxin system RelE/ParE family toxin encodes MAAIVFSPKASEDLDNIKEYIEKELKSPIAANNRIIEILDAIDQLAIFPELGPSLKGIVKTLARYRYLSVANSIVFYRIELDKVLIIRILGSKMDYLKNLGIIC; translated from the coding sequence ATGGCCGCAATCGTATTTTCGCCAAAGGCAAGCGAAGATCTGGACAACATCAAGGAATACATCGAGAAAGAATTAAAGAGTCCCATTGCTGCAAACAATAGGATTATTGAAATTCTTGATGCGATTGATCAGTTGGCCATTTTTCCGGAACTTGGACCTTCCTTGAAGGGAATAGTAAAAACACTTGCTCGCTATAGATATTTGTCTGTCGCGAACAGTATTGTCTTTTATAGAATTGAACTTGACAAGGTATTGATAATCCGTATTCTCGGAAGCAAGATGGATTATTTGAAAAATTTGGGAATAATTTGCTAA
- a CDS encoding type II toxin-antitoxin system prevent-host-death family antitoxin, producing MPCILPVSDLRNYNEVLQKVSEDAPVFLTKNGRGCYVVIDINEYERMVAELKLKHSLEEGERSAEQNGWMMAADVRKKYEV from the coding sequence ATGCCCTGTATTTTACCTGTTTCAGACTTGCGCAATTACAATGAAGTGCTACAGAAGGTGTCCGAGGATGCTCCGGTTTTTTTGACGAAAAACGGCAGGGGGTGCTACGTCGTCATCGATATCAACGAATACGAACGGATGGTTGCCGAACTCAAGTTGAAGCACTCCCTTGAAGAAGGCGAACGCTCCGCAGAGCAGAATGGCTGGATGATGGCCGCCGATGTCCGAAAGAAATACGAGGTCTAG